From the genome of Gloeomargarita sp. SRBZ-1_bins_9, one region includes:
- the ileS gene encoding isoleucine--tRNA ligase — translation MTELGGDYKHTLNLPQTNFPMRANATVREPEIQAFWQREGIPQAQDPQAPTFVLHDGPPYANGDIHMGTTLNKILKDIINKFYRLRGYSTPFVPGWDCHGLPIELKVLQELPAEVRQKLTPIELRQKAKAYALEAVERQKRSFQRCGVWGDWEQAYLTLDPAYEAAQVEVFGQMALKGYIYRGLKPVHWSPSSRTALAEAELEYPDGHVSPSIYALMPLTELTPAAQAAVGDGERPYLAIWTTTPWTLPGNLAVAVHPEVTYAVVTSGSYPPVIVAAALVEKWQGVVGQEVTVTRRFPGKVLEFCHYQHPLFDRQGVVVLGEHVTVESGTGLVHTAPGHGLEDYQVGQKYGLPLLSPVDEAGCFTPEAGEFAGLFVLQEGNQAIIEALRQRGLLVKHEPYTHKYPYDWRTKKPTIFRATAQWFASVSGFRELALQAIRQVRWIPPQGENRITAMVQERTDWCISRQRAWGVPIPVFYDMETDEPLLNGETIAHVRDLIRQHGSDIWWTAPVEELLPPAYRHNGRTYRKGTDTMDVWFDSGSSWAAVLQARGLADQADLYLEGSDQHRGWFQSSLLTSVAVRGKAPYKQVLTHGFVLDEQGRKMSKSLGNVVDPLVVINGGKNPQTEPAYGADVLRLWVASVNYADDVPLGRTILNQMADIYRKIRNTARFLLGNLYDFDPRTEAMAYGELPALDRYLLHRLAEVVETVTQAFAQYEFYRFFQTIQNFCVVDLSSFYLDIAKDRLYISTPKGYRRRSCQTVLAITLETLAKLIAPVLCHLAEDIWQFMPYDPGAKSVFLTRWPEVPEQWRQPELAQVWEQWRDLRAEVNRVLEGARAAKTIGSSLEAQIILRVGDPEWLARLQALNTPSNGVDELCYLFLVSQVRVEPGEPGQRWQVEMQPAAGRKCQRCWNYSERVGQDPQHPELCERCVQALAGQF, via the coding sequence ATGACCGAACTGGGGGGGGATTACAAACACACGCTGAATCTGCCGCAGACGAACTTTCCCATGCGGGCCAATGCCACGGTGCGGGAACCGGAGATTCAAGCCTTTTGGCAACGGGAAGGGATTCCCCAGGCGCAAGACCCCCAGGCCCCCACCTTTGTCCTGCACGATGGCCCCCCCTACGCCAACGGGGATATTCACATGGGCACCACACTCAACAAAATCCTCAAGGACATCATTAACAAGTTCTATCGGCTACGGGGGTATTCCACGCCCTTTGTGCCGGGTTGGGATTGCCACGGATTGCCCATTGAACTGAAGGTGTTGCAGGAGTTGCCCGCCGAGGTACGGCAAAAACTCACACCCATCGAACTGCGCCAGAAGGCGAAAGCTTATGCCCTGGAGGCGGTGGAGCGCCAGAAACGGAGTTTTCAGCGTTGTGGGGTCTGGGGGGATTGGGAGCAGGCCTATCTGACGCTGGACCCGGCCTATGAAGCGGCCCAGGTCGAGGTGTTTGGGCAAATGGCGCTCAAGGGGTATATCTATCGGGGCCTGAAACCGGTGCATTGGAGTCCCAGTTCGCGCACGGCCCTGGCGGAGGCGGAATTGGAGTATCCCGATGGCCATGTGTCCCCTAGTATCTATGCCCTGATGCCCCTGACGGAATTGACGCCGGCAGCCCAAGCGGCAGTGGGGGATGGGGAAAGGCCATACCTGGCCATCTGGACGACGACGCCCTGGACGTTGCCGGGGAATCTGGCGGTGGCGGTGCATCCAGAGGTCACCTATGCCGTGGTCACCAGTGGGTCCTATCCCCCGGTAATCGTGGCGGCGGCGCTGGTGGAGAAATGGCAGGGGGTGGTGGGGCAGGAGGTGACCGTAACGCGCAGGTTTCCGGGCAAGGTGCTGGAGTTTTGCCACTACCAACATCCCCTGTTTGACCGGCAGGGCGTGGTGGTGTTGGGGGAGCATGTCACGGTGGAGTCGGGGACGGGACTGGTGCACACGGCGCCGGGGCATGGTCTGGAGGACTATCAGGTGGGGCAAAAGTACGGGTTGCCCTTGCTGTCGCCGGTGGATGAAGCCGGGTGCTTTACCCCAGAGGCGGGGGAGTTCGCCGGACTGTTTGTACTCCAGGAGGGTAACCAGGCGATTATCGAGGCGCTGCGGCAAAGGGGACTGCTGGTTAAGCATGAACCCTACACCCACAAATACCCCTACGACTGGCGCACTAAAAAACCCACAATTTTCCGGGCGACGGCCCAGTGGTTCGCTTCGGTGAGTGGGTTTCGGGAGTTGGCGTTGCAGGCGATTCGCCAGGTCCGGTGGATTCCGCCCCAGGGGGAAAACCGCATCACAGCTATGGTGCAAGAGCGGACGGACTGGTGCATTTCGCGACAGCGGGCCTGGGGGGTGCCCATCCCGGTTTTCTATGACATGGAAACGGATGAACCCCTGCTGAATGGGGAGACGATTGCCCATGTGCGGGACTTGATTCGCCAGCACGGTTCGGACATTTGGTGGACGGCACCGGTGGAGGAGTTGCTGCCCCCGGCCTATCGCCACAATGGGCGCACCTACCGCAAGGGCACCGACACGATGGATGTCTGGTTTGATTCGGGGTCATCCTGGGCAGCGGTGTTGCAGGCGCGGGGATTGGCGGACCAGGCGGATTTGTATCTGGAAGGTTCGGACCAGCACCGGGGATGGTTCCAGTCCAGCTTGCTGACCTCGGTGGCGGTGCGGGGAAAGGCCCCCTATAAACAGGTGCTCACCCACGGTTTTGTCCTGGATGAGCAGGGGCGCAAGATGAGCAAGTCCCTGGGGAATGTGGTGGACCCGCTGGTGGTGATCAACGGCGGCAAAAATCCCCAAACGGAACCGGCCTACGGTGCGGATGTGTTGCGCCTGTGGGTGGCTTCGGTCAACTACGCTGATGATGTGCCTTTGGGTCGCACTATTCTCAACCAAATGGCGGACATCTACCGCAAGATTCGCAATACGGCCCGTTTTCTGCTGGGGAATCTTTACGACTTTGACCCCCGGACGGAGGCGATGGCCTACGGTGAGTTGCCGGCGTTGGACCGCTACCTGCTGCACCGGTTGGCGGAGGTGGTGGAAACGGTGACCCAGGCGTTTGCCCAGTACGAGTTCTATCGCTTTTTCCAGACGATCCAGAATTTTTGTGTGGTGGATTTGTCCAGTTTTTACTTGGATATTGCCAAGGACCGGCTGTATATCAGTACGCCCAAGGGTTACCGGCGGCGCAGTTGTCAAACGGTGCTGGCGATAACGCTGGAGACATTAGCCAAGCTCATTGCGCCGGTTTTGTGTCATTTGGCCGAGGACATTTGGCAATTTATGCCCTATGACCCGGGGGCAAAATCGGTGTTTTTGACCCGTTGGCCGGAGGTGCCGGAGCAGTGGCGGCAACCGGAATTGGCCCAGGTCTGGGAGCAGTGGCGGGACCTGCGGGCGGAGGTGAATCGGGTGTTGGAGGGGGCGCGGGCGGCAAAAACCATCGGCTCGTCGTTGGAGGCGCAGATCATCCTGCGGGTTGGCGACCCGGAATGGTTGGCCC
- a CDS encoding EAL domain-containing protein yields the protein MAGKIPQLTLELRLQLPSQDLRYIRLSKVAIARDSAGRPLLFLSQLVDLTDQVVAQQSLQESETRLKLAAQTAGLLIWEWDVAKDIMEITRYTHDPGLYPPDEPQTMRLTGSAPLQLVHPEDLPQLLRIRQQYLRGERDKAKERYRVRTADGNWRWLQSISQLLRDGEGQPARVVGVSLDITDQMHLLQTLQAREECLRTVVTHQTELIYRARADGELTFVNPAFCRYAGRSEAQLLHRPFVHPFCAEDQQRFLAHLRSLTPDRPTFTLECRLVGLPEQWYEWTVQGFFDGQGGLQEIQGIGRDITEKKLVEVQLLHKAFHDPLTGLPNRRLFLERLLQALAHCQQGRYPPFVLVFLDLDRFKEINDRLGHLYGDELLVTIARRLQSALPTGDMVARLGGDEFALILHALTPEQLPGRLTQLQQIIAQPLTLAGQMVAVQASMGVVYGHPHYETPEQMLQDADKAMYQAKNQGRSQWVVFTTDMYRSAPTDSAIRTALAEGQLQVHYQPVVTVADGRVLGVEALVRWYHPQQGILAPDSFLGDVAAAGLLGELDWWVLTTAVTQMQQWPAEWMLFVNLSTCSLQQADFAARLADLLKGAGFPPQQLQLEMNEEVMMQADPRWLQSIQDLGIGLSIHGWGGGATAQGCLSWVKTLKFHPAIIAPLTKLTHAQLLVQATVLLAQSLGMCTIAVGVETQQQAHLLQDWGCDGLQGYWVGPPLPAGELTARFALETKKAPTGTTPDRQSEGWNSLR from the coding sequence TTGGCCGGCAAAATTCCCCAGCTGACCCTGGAACTGCGCCTGCAACTGCCGTCCCAGGACCTGCGCTACATTCGCCTGAGTAAGGTGGCCATTGCTCGGGACTCGGCTGGGAGACCCCTCCTGTTCTTGTCCCAACTGGTGGACTTGACGGATCAGGTGGTGGCCCAGCAATCCCTCCAGGAAAGTGAAACCCGCTTGAAACTAGCGGCCCAGACGGCGGGACTCCTCATCTGGGAGTGGGATGTAGCCAAGGACATCATGGAAATTACCCGTTACACCCATGACCCTGGTTTGTACCCCCCTGACGAACCCCAGACCATGCGATTAACCGGTTCAGCGCCCCTGCAGCTGGTTCATCCTGAGGACCTGCCCCAGCTGCTTCGCATTCGGCAGCAGTATTTGCGGGGGGAGCGAGATAAGGCCAAGGAGCGGTACCGGGTGCGCACCGCTGATGGTAACTGGCGGTGGTTGCAGTCCATCAGTCAGTTATTGCGTGACGGCGAGGGACAACCGGCGCGGGTGGTGGGAGTATCCCTGGATATCACCGATCAAATGCATCTGCTCCAGACGCTGCAAGCTAGGGAAGAATGCCTGCGCACGGTGGTGACCCATCAAACGGAGTTGATTTATCGGGCCAGGGCAGATGGGGAGTTAACTTTTGTCAATCCGGCCTTTTGTCGCTATGCCGGACGCAGCGAAGCCCAGTTATTGCACCGCCCCTTTGTCCACCCATTTTGTGCAGAAGACCAACAACGGTTTTTAGCCCACTTGCGGTCGTTAACCCCCGATCGGCCTACCTTCACCCTGGAATGTCGGCTGGTGGGTCTGCCGGAGCAGTGGTACGAATGGACAGTACAGGGTTTTTTCGATGGTCAAGGAGGGTTGCAGGAAATCCAGGGGATTGGCCGGGACATCACCGAGAAAAAATTAGTCGAAGTGCAACTGCTACACAAGGCGTTCCATGATCCGCTCACAGGTTTGCCCAATCGCCGGTTGTTTTTGGAACGCCTGCTCCAGGCCCTGGCCCACTGCCAACAGGGGAGGTATCCACCCTTTGTCCTAGTTTTCCTGGACCTCGACCGCTTCAAGGAAATTAATGACCGCCTGGGGCATTTGTATGGCGATGAATTACTCGTCACCATTGCCCGGCGGTTGCAGTCTGCCCTACCGACAGGGGATATGGTGGCCCGTCTCGGGGGGGATGAGTTTGCCCTGATCCTCCATGCTTTGACCCCTGAACAGTTGCCCGGCCGCTTGACCCAGTTGCAACAGATCATTGCCCAACCCCTAACGCTAGCGGGGCAGATGGTTGCCGTGCAGGCCAGCATGGGTGTCGTTTACGGCCATCCCCACTACGAAACCCCGGAGCAAATGTTGCAGGATGCGGATAAGGCCATGTACCAAGCGAAAAATCAAGGCCGATCCCAGTGGGTGGTGTTTACGACGGACATGTACCGTTCCGCCCCTACCGATTCGGCCATTCGCACTGCCTTGGCGGAGGGACAATTGCAAGTGCACTATCAGCCGGTGGTGACCGTTGCCGATGGGCGGGTGTTAGGGGTGGAGGCGCTGGTCCGTTGGTATCACCCCCAACAAGGGATTTTGGCGCCGGACTCCTTCTTAGGGGATGTGGCGGCGGCGGGGCTGCTGGGGGAATTAGACTGGTGGGTGTTGACCACAGCTGTGACCCAAATGCAGCAGTGGCCGGCAGAGTGGATGCTGTTTGTCAATTTATCAACCTGTTCCCTCCAGCAGGCCGATTTTGCCGCTCGCTTAGCAGACCTACTCAAGGGCGCCGGATTCCCTCCCCAGCAGTTGCAGTTGGAAATGAACGAGGAGGTCATGATGCAAGCGGACCCCCGCTGGTTGCAAAGCATCCAGGACCTGGGCATCGGCCTCAGCATCCATGGCTGGGGTGGGGGAGCAACAGCTCAAGGGTGCCTATCCTGGGTCAAAACGTTGAAGTTCCATCCGGCCATCATCGCCCCCTTGACCAAACTAACCCACGCGCAACTGCTGGTGCAGGCCACGGTCCTGTTGGCCCAGAGTTTAGGCATGTGCACCATTGCCGTTGGGGTGGAAACGCAACAACAGGCTCACCTTCTCCAGGATTGGGGTTGTGATGGCTTACAGGGCTATTGGGTAGGTCCCCCCTTGCCAGCAGGGGAATTAACGGCCCGATTCGCGCTGGAAACAAAAAAGGCCCCCACAGGGACCACACCAGATCGTCAATCGGAGGGTTGGAATAGCTTACGCTAG
- a CDS encoding PAS domain S-box protein: MHHQSSEAALRAIVQIQNWLLAAENPRLLYDPILQVLGETVGVSRVYIFEHHWGGQGQVLASQVAEWCAPGIKPERHNAQLQNFDYRANGFDHWLATLQRGQAIYGAVADFPPPERDCLAMQGIVSILVVPLLAGEELYGFIGFDDCVQVRQWQTTEAHLLASVGTAVAQALRQWHLRRALGETEAKYRHLFASASDGILLSDAQTGEILEVNPQLEALLGYPPAELIGRCQWECHPPWEQATAQRDFCQWVQAGGTMAVSARMQRRDGQVIPVEITARVLTWQGRRLLQSAVRPKNDDQVFLEAVPLGMAIFQDRRVRLVNTALCHILGYSRTELLRLSPKGLLRLVHAADRRKLRRAYQRWIQGCVDRVPEELRVWHRDGGLLHLACYGQALVIRGQRLLYITVQDVTEKWRINRALRQSLEQFQLAFERSPIPMSITDTEGRFLRVNAAMGQLLRQDTASLLSEECVHFIHPEDRGRYGMSPLITVCWPAKFPS, encoded by the coding sequence ATGCACCACCAGTCCTCGGAAGCGGCATTACGGGCCATTGTCCAAATCCAAAATTGGTTGCTGGCTGCCGAAAACCCCCGCCTTTTGTATGACCCCATTCTCCAGGTGCTGGGGGAAACGGTGGGGGTGTCACGGGTGTATATTTTTGAGCATCATTGGGGGGGCCAGGGACAGGTGCTGGCATCCCAGGTGGCGGAATGGTGCGCGCCGGGAATCAAGCCAGAGCGCCATAATGCCCAGTTACAGAATTTTGATTACCGGGCTAATGGCTTTGACCACTGGCTGGCGACCCTACAGCGGGGGCAGGCAATTTACGGCGCTGTGGCCGATTTCCCCCCACCGGAGCGGGACTGTCTGGCGATGCAGGGCATTGTGAGTATCCTGGTGGTGCCCCTGCTAGCGGGTGAAGAGTTGTACGGGTTCATCGGGTTTGACGATTGCGTCCAGGTGCGCCAGTGGCAGACAACGGAAGCTCACCTACTGGCTTCGGTGGGGACCGCGGTGGCCCAAGCGCTGCGGCAATGGCACCTGAGACGGGCGTTGGGGGAAACTGAGGCGAAATACCGGCATCTGTTCGCGTCGGCCAGCGATGGGATTTTGCTCAGTGATGCCCAGACGGGGGAAATTCTGGAGGTCAATCCCCAGCTGGAGGCGTTACTGGGCTATCCCCCGGCGGAGCTGATAGGCCGTTGCCAGTGGGAGTGTCATCCCCCCTGGGAACAGGCGACGGCCCAGCGTGATTTCTGCCAGTGGGTGCAGGCCGGGGGGACTATGGCAGTATCGGCGCGGATGCAACGACGGGATGGACAGGTGATCCCTGTGGAAATTACGGCGCGGGTGTTGACCTGGCAGGGGCGACGGTTACTGCAAAGTGCGGTGCGGCCCAAAAACGATGACCAGGTTTTCTTGGAAGCGGTACCCCTGGGGATGGCTATTTTTCAGGACCGGCGGGTGCGGTTGGTGAATACGGCCCTGTGCCACATCCTGGGTTACAGCCGGACGGAATTGCTCCGCCTATCGCCTAAAGGTTTGCTGCGTTTGGTCCATGCGGCCGACCGTCGCAAGCTACGCCGAGCCTACCAGCGCTGGATACAGGGATGTGTGGACCGGGTCCCCGAGGAGTTGCGGGTGTGGCACCGGGACGGCGGATTACTGCATCTGGCCTGCTACGGTCAAGCCCTGGTGATCCGAGGTCAGCGGCTGCTGTACATAACGGTCCAGGATGTGACGGAAAAGTGGCGAATTAACCGGGCGTTGCGCCAGAGTCTGGAGCAGTTCCAGTTGGCTTTTGAGCGTTCCCCCATCCCCATGTCCATCACAGACACGGAGGGGCGCTTTCTGCGGGTGAATGCGGCGATGGGGCAATTGCTCCGCCAAGATACCGCGTCGCTGCTGTCGGAGGAGTGCGTTCACTTTATCCATCCTGAGGATCGGGGGCGGTATGGTATGTCACCGCTAATAACCGTTTGTTGGCCGGCAAAATTCCCCAGCTGA
- the gmd gene encoding GDP-mannose 4,6-dehydratase — MKKALITGITGQDGSYLAEFLLQKGYVVHGIVRRASLFNTSRIDHLYRDPHDPQARLFLHYGDLTDGTGLRRVLELVQPDEVYNLGAQSHVKVSFAQPEYTADAVATGTLRLLEAVRDYEQTSGRRVKFYQAGSSEMFGASPPPQHEKTPFYPRSPYAVAKVAAYWFCVNYREAYGMFICNGILFNHESPRRGETFVTRKITRAVGRIKVGLQQALYLGNLAAKRDWGFAGDYVEAMWLMLQQPEPDDYVIATGEAHSVQEFLEAAFGLVGLDWRDYVKIDTRYFRPTEVDHLLGDATKARERLGWQPRCTFPQLVRMMVEHDLELARQELTLRAAGHRVYLPGLSD, encoded by the coding sequence ATGAAAAAAGCGCTGATTACGGGGATTACGGGTCAGGATGGTTCTTACCTGGCGGAGTTTTTGCTCCAGAAGGGCTATGTGGTGCATGGGATTGTCCGGCGGGCGTCCCTTTTTAACACCAGCCGGATTGACCATCTGTATCGGGACCCCCATGACCCCCAGGCGCGCCTGTTTTTGCACTACGGGGATTTGACGGATGGCACGGGCCTACGCCGCGTGTTGGAGCTGGTCCAGCCCGATGAGGTCTACAACTTGGGGGCACAATCCCACGTGAAGGTGTCGTTTGCCCAACCGGAGTACACGGCGGATGCGGTGGCCACGGGTACGTTGCGTCTGCTGGAGGCGGTGCGGGACTACGAGCAGACCTCAGGGCGACGGGTGAAGTTTTACCAGGCGGGTTCGTCGGAAATGTTCGGGGCCTCGCCACCGCCGCAGCATGAAAAAACGCCGTTTTATCCCCGTAGTCCCTACGCCGTGGCCAAGGTGGCGGCCTACTGGTTCTGCGTCAACTACCGGGAGGCCTACGGGATGTTTATTTGCAATGGCATTTTGTTTAACCACGAAAGCCCGCGCCGGGGGGAAACCTTCGTAACGCGCAAAATTACCCGGGCGGTGGGGCGGATCAAGGTGGGGTTGCAACAGGCGTTGTATTTGGGCAATTTGGCGGCCAAGCGAGACTGGGGGTTTGCGGGGGACTACGTAGAGGCCATGTGGCTGATGTTGCAGCAGCCGGAGCCGGATGACTACGTGATTGCCACGGGGGAAGCCCATTCGGTGCAGGAGTTTTTAGAAGCGGCCTTTGGCCTGGTGGGGCTGGACTGGCGGGATTATGTCAAAATTGACACCCGGTATTTCCGGCCAACGGAGGTGGACCACCTGTTGGGGGATGCCACCAAGGCCCGGGAGAGATTGGGCTGGCAACCGCGCTGCACGTTTCCCCAACTGGTGCGGATGATGGTGGAACATGATTTGGAATTGGCGCGCCAGGAGTTAACCCTCAGGGCTGCCGGTCACCGGGTGTACCTGCCAGGGTTGAGCGATTAA
- the moeB gene encoding molybdopterin-synthase adenylyltransferase MoeB, which yields MTVELTQAEYERYSRHLLLPGVGVAGQKKLKAAKVLCVGTGGLGSPVLLYLAAAGIGRIGIVDFDTVDISNLQRQIIHSVDRVGQSKAQSAKDRIAQLNPHCQVDLYETQLTAANALDIIRPYDVVVDGTDNFPTRYLINDACTLLNKPFVYGSILWFEGQVSVFNYQGGPTYRDLFPEPPPPGDVPSCAEGGVLGVLPGVIGALQATEVLKIILGIGETLSGRLLIYDALKMKFRELKLRPHPHRPVIKELIDYEQFCGVTQARQQTQQMQAEIPEITVQELHRLLTTQPERTLLVDVRNPGEYEVAHIDGSVLIPLSELEQGPGLEKLLQLWREDQQLVVHCKSGGRSLKALHLIKQKTGRVGMNVKGGILAWSREIDPTVPQY from the coding sequence ATGACCGTGGAACTGACCCAGGCAGAATACGAACGGTATTCGCGACACCTGTTGTTGCCGGGGGTGGGGGTGGCTGGGCAGAAGAAACTGAAGGCAGCCAAGGTGTTGTGTGTGGGGACGGGGGGTCTGGGTTCGCCGGTGCTGTTGTACTTGGCGGCAGCCGGTATTGGCCGGATCGGTATTGTGGATTTCGATACGGTGGACATTTCCAACCTCCAGCGGCAGATTATTCACAGCGTGGACCGGGTGGGGCAGTCCAAGGCCCAGTCGGCCAAAGACCGCATCGCCCAGCTCAATCCCCATTGCCAGGTGGACCTGTATGAAACCCAACTGACGGCTGCCAACGCCTTGGACATTATTCGCCCCTACGACGTGGTGGTGGACGGGACGGATAATTTCCCCACCCGCTATTTGATCAACGATGCCTGCACCCTGCTGAACAAACCGTTTGTGTACGGTTCGATTTTGTGGTTTGAGGGGCAGGTGTCGGTGTTTAACTACCAGGGGGGGCCGACCTACCGGGATTTGTTCCCCGAACCGCCGCCGCCAGGGGATGTGCCCTCTTGCGCCGAAGGGGGGGTTTTGGGGGTGCTCCCGGGGGTGATTGGGGCGCTGCAGGCGACGGAGGTGCTCAAAATCATCCTAGGGATCGGGGAGACCCTGAGCGGGCGCTTGCTGATTTACGATGCCCTAAAGATGAAGTTTCGGGAGTTGAAGCTGCGGCCCCATCCCCACCGCCCGGTGATTAAAGAATTGATAGACTATGAGCAGTTTTGTGGGGTGACCCAGGCGCGGCAGCAAACCCAACAGATGCAGGCAGAAATCCCGGAAATCACGGTGCAGGAGCTGCACAGGTTGTTGACTACCCAACCGGAGCGGACCTTGCTGGTGGATGTGCGCAACCCCGGCGAGTACGAGGTGGCCCACATTGACGGATCGGTGTTGATTCCCTTGTCAGAGTTGGAGCAGGGGCCGGGTTTGGAAAAACTGCTGCAACTGTGGCGGGAGGACCAGCAATTGGTGGTGCATTGCAAGTCGGGTGGTCGGTCCTTGAAGGCCCTGCATTTGATCAAGCAAAAAACGGGCCGGGTGGGGATGAACGTCAAAGGCGGGATTCTGGCCTGGAGCCGGGAGATTGACCCGACTGTGCCGCAGTACTAG
- a CDS encoding DUF3285 domain-containing protein, translated as MVEKRPPSYVRLAMRNMVRQGRKSLWHFTLTSLGLLGVLVGLAYLTR; from the coding sequence ATGGTGGAAAAGCGTCCCCCCAGTTATGTACGGTTGGCGATGCGGAATATGGTGCGCCAAGGGCGTAAGTCCCTATGGCACTTTACCTTAACCAGTCTGGGATTGCTAGGGGTGCTGGTGGGCTTGGCCTATTTGACCCGTTGA
- a CDS encoding DUF2997 domain-containing protein, which produces METLEFVIRPDGRVEVWVQGIPGAACMQVSQAIEEQLGVVTQREWTAEYFQTVVTQPQQQDVHVR; this is translated from the coding sequence ATGGAGACGCTAGAGTTTGTCATTCGCCCGGACGGTCGGGTGGAGGTATGGGTGCAGGGGATTCCCGGTGCAGCCTGTATGCAGGTTTCCCAGGCCATCGAGGAGCAGTTGGGGGTCGTCACCCAGCGGGAATGGACGGCGGAGTATTTCCAGACGGTCGTCACCCAGCCGCAGCAACAGGATGTCCACGTGCGTTAA
- a CDS encoding DUF1257 domain-containing protein translates to MSHFSTIQTSLRQKEALTAALTRLGYAYQTGPLPVRGYRGQTQLAEIVIPQANGYDIGFVWDGQQYNLVADLHYWQQPLSVEGFLRQVRQQYAYEVVVAQTQQQGFQVTETQKLSDGSLRLVVQRWAA, encoded by the coding sequence ATGTCTCACTTCAGCACCATCCAAACCAGCCTACGGCAAAAAGAAGCGCTCACAGCGGCCCTCACGCGGTTGGGTTACGCCTATCAAACAGGGCCGTTGCCGGTGCGGGGCTACCGGGGGCAAACCCAGTTGGCGGAGATCGTCATTCCCCAAGCCAACGGCTACGACATTGGGTTTGTGTGGGACGGCCAGCAGTACAACTTGGTGGCGGATTTGCACTACTGGCAACAACCCCTGAGCGTGGAGGGTTTTCTGCGGCAGGTGCGCCAGCAATACGCCTATGAGGTGGTGGTGGCCCAGACCCAGCAACAGGGATTCCAGGTGACGGAAACGCAAAAGCTCAGTGACGGTTCGCTACGGCTGGTGGTGCAACGCTGGGCGGCCTGA
- a CDS encoding ferredoxin: MERTGFEPELGGQWRQKAVYVDEAVCIGCKHCAHVARNTFYIEPDYGRSRVINQDGDPEYLIQEAIDTCPVDCIHWVSYRDLQRLEAARAQQKLLPVGYPRAMQRSAS, from the coding sequence ATGGAACGGACGGGATTCGAGCCAGAACTAGGGGGGCAGTGGCGGCAAAAGGCGGTTTATGTGGATGAGGCCGTCTGTATCGGCTGTAAACATTGTGCCCATGTGGCCCGCAACACCTTCTACATCGAACCGGACTATGGCCGCTCTCGGGTGATCAACCAAGACGGGGACCCGGAATATTTGATTCAAGAAGCGATAGACACTTGCCCGGTGGACTGTATCCATTGGGTGAGCTACCGGGACCTGCAACGGCTAGAGGCAGCCCGCGCTCAGCAAAAGCTTTTACCGGTAGGCTACCCCCGGGCCATGCAACGGAGCGCCAGCTAA
- a CDS encoding ABC transporter permease → MGRWQRLRDYLLLRLLLAPLMLWTVVTVVFLLLRATPGDPVDAIYGGRAPAVVKEALRVQLGLDQPLAVQYLRYLGQLLRGDLGTSLSEPGRPVTDIIAAYLPATVELALAGFLVAMVIGLGLGVVTGSSAPGSPLAIGGKLFSIISYAVPLFWLGMLLQLGLSVAWGWFPLGTRFPVQEAPPAGPTGLYILDSLLAGNWRQLGLALHHLALPALTLGIVISGVLERMMRVQVRASWQGDYVEAARARGIPQHRIFQRHVVPNALIPVVALLGLTLASLLGGAIVTEVTFSWPGLAQRLYEAINLRDYPTVQGIVVFLGVVVVVLSIAVDLVTALLDPRIEL, encoded by the coding sequence GTGGGGCGCTGGCAACGTTTGCGCGATTACTTACTTTTGCGTCTGTTGTTGGCACCGCTGATGCTCTGGACGGTGGTGACGGTGGTGTTTCTGCTGCTGCGGGCTACGCCTGGGGACCCGGTGGATGCCATTTACGGCGGGCGGGCGCCGGCGGTGGTGAAGGAGGCCTTGCGGGTGCAGTTGGGTCTGGACCAACCCTTAGCGGTGCAATACCTGCGCTATCTGGGGCAACTGTTGCGGGGCGATCTGGGCACCTCCTTGAGCGAACCGGGCCGACCGGTGACCGATATTATCGCTGCCTATTTGCCGGCGACGGTGGAACTGGCCCTAGCTGGCTTTCTGGTGGCCATGGTCATCGGTTTGGGGTTGGGGGTGGTGACGGGCAGCAGTGCACCGGGCAGTCCCCTGGCCATCGGCGGCAAGTTGTTTAGCATCATTAGCTATGCCGTGCCCCTGTTCTGGTTGGGGATGCTGTTGCAACTAGGGCTGAGCGTGGCCTGGGGGTGGTTTCCCCTAGGAACACGGTTTCCGGTGCAGGAAGCACCACCGGCTGGCCCCACCGGGTTGTACATCCTCGATAGTCTGCTGGCGGGGAACTGGCGACAACTGGGCCTGGCGCTGCATCACCTGGCCTTACCAGCCCTGACATTGGGGATAGTCATCAGCGGTGTCCTGGAACGGATGATGCGGGTGCAGGTGCGAGCAAGTTGGCAAGGGGATTACGTGGAGGCGGCACGGGCGCGGGGCATTCCCCAGCACCGGATTTTCCAACGCCATGTGGTACCTAACGCTCTGATTCCGGTGGTAGCTCTGCTGGGATTGACCCTGGCGTCCCTGTTGGGGGGGGCCATCGTCACCGAAGTAACCTTCTCCTGGCCGGGGCTGGCCCAACGTCTCTACGAAGCCATTAACCTACGGGATTATCCCACTGTGCAGGGTATTGTGGTGTTTCTGGGCGTGGTGGTGGTGGTGCTCAGCATCGCCGTGGACCTGGTTACTGCCCTACTCGACCCCCGCATCGAACTTTAG